The Budorcas taxicolor isolate Tak-1 chromosome 18, Takin1.1, whole genome shotgun sequence genome window below encodes:
- the NKPD1 gene encoding NTPase KAP family P-loop domain-containing protein 1 produces the protein MHQHGTVHFAKGALPPRIATERYFLDPELGHRKGRCHQGCHDPAAPGAHKPCRPTPKACRQPAYHGHQGGRGGCRWGPQPPTQQQQQQQQRRQPQPPPPQPPQQRLCSVHGAQKRPPATTAAPVKPASAPQPPPTSLTAASIPATGGPALPSAAGTLLEPSRPTDARPLPAPAACGCFTSYSFDILTEDDVYCSCLAKTLCHVPVPVTVGFYAPFGCRLHMMLDKITALMQQEAAQRETEELERVQWRPRPVRGWAFPKLLWYLVFLQPIITEVHLRRKNVKFLFIRFSAWQYAGTDKLWAGLVTTLCEGIRHQYGALPFSVYSVLGTKAATTPGFHQREWQCRHRVCLALLALLAVLSLGVGLLYLSVGARSLSHRASNSSLLRVFGGAATTLSGSGLLMAVYSVGKHLFVSQRKKIERLVSREKFGSQLGFMCEVKKEVELLTDFLCFLEIYQRRRLRVVLEVTGLDTCYPERVVGVLNAINTLLSDSHAPFIFILVVDPSILAACLESAGSMKGTADNGYLFLNRTVTLPFSVPIMGRRTKLQFLQDAVQSRDDLLYREITRKLRPPGGVGARGSEGAQLLEVQTQGWGEREQSRIDAEAARRIREALFCLHDERDCLYEYVPDNVVSMRRIVNTVPITVRLLQQQQGDFGGPSPRQAVAWVVLANQWPCRLSWALQCLEDRQQAGGAPEARARLWDVFSDHSRELHTMTKPLQNVLDLDGDPELFERFLGADFPFTVAEAQSLLRCTVNLDHSIRRRMGLIRAVSALKPPSPPKSPARDTPHAVNGANHAPRAAQAGHPAGHAPVHASEAHQPRDWAQGGKPRLMA, from the exons ATGCACCAGCACGGCACCGTCCACTTTGCCAAGGGTGCCCTGCCCCCCCGGATCGCCACTGAGCGCTACTTCTTGGACCCGGAGTTGGGGCACCGAAAAG gaCGCTGTCATCAGGGGTGCCACGACCCAGCAGCACCTGGCGCCCACAAGCCCTGTCGGCCAACCCCCAAGGCATGCCGGCAGCCGGCCTACCACGGCCACCAGGGGGGGCGCGGCGGCTGTCGCTggggcccccagccccccacacagcagcagcagcagcagcagcagaggcggCAGCCCCAGCCTccgcctccccagcccccacagcAGCGTCTCTGCTCTGTTCACGGGGCCCAGAAGCGGCCACCTGCAACCACCGCTGCCCCTGTGAAGCCGGCCAGTGCCCCCCAGCCGCCCCCCACCTCACTCACTGCGGCCAGCATTCCTGCCACCGGCGGCCCAGCCCTGCCTTCCGCAGCTGGCACCCTCCTGGAGCCCAGCAGGCCCACGGACGCCCGGCCCCTGCCCGCCCCCGCAGCCTGTGGCTGCTTCACCTCCTACAGCTTCG ACATCTTGACAGAGGATGACGTCTACTGCAGCTGCCTGGCCAAGACTCTCTGCCATGTGCCCGTCCCTGTGACCGTGGGTTTCTATGCCCCCTTTGGCTGCCGCCTGCACATGATGCTGGACAAGATCACAG CGCTGATGCAGCAAGAGGCAGCCCAACGCGAGACCGAGGAGCTGGAGCGCGTGCAGTGGCGGCCGCGGCCCGTGCGGGGCTGGGCCTTCCCGAAGCTGCTGTGGTACCTGGTGTTCCTGCAGCCCATCATCACCGAGGTGCACCTGCGGCGCAAGAACGTCAAGTTCCTCTTCATCCGCTTCAGCGCCTGGCAGTACGCGGGCACCGACAAGCTATGGGCCGGCCTGGTGACCACGCTGTGCGAGGGCATCCGCCACCAATACGGCGCTCTGCCCTTTAGCGTGTACTCGGTGCTGGGCACGAAGGCGGCCACGACGCCGGGCTTCCACCAGCGCGAGTGGCAGTGCCGGCACCGCGTGTGCCTGGCGCTGCTGGCGCTGCTGGCTGTGCTCAGCCTGGGCGTGGGGCTGCTCTACCTGTCGGTGGGTGCCCGCTCGCTGAGCCACCGCGCCAGCAACAGCAGCCTGCTCCGGGTGTTTGGCGGCGCGGCCACCACGCTGTCGGGCTCCGGGCTGCTCATGGCCGTGTACTCGGTGGGCAAGCACCTGTTTGTGAGCCAGCGCAAGAAGATCGAGCGGCTGGTGTCGCGCGAGAAGTTCGGCAGCCAGCTGGGCTTCATGTGCGAAGTGAAGAAGGAGGTGGAGCTGCTCACCGACTTCCTGTGCTTCCTGGAGATCTACCAGCGGCGCCGGCTGCGCGTCGTGCTCGAGGTCACCGGGCTGGACACGTGCTACCCCGAGCGCGTGGTGGGCGTGCTCAACGCCATCAACACGCTGCTGTCTGACAGCCATGCGCCCTTCATCTTCATCCTGGTGGTGGACCCCAGCATCCTGGCCGCGTGCCTCGAGAGCGCCGGCTCCATGAAGGGCACGGCCGACAACGGCTACCTCTTCCTCAACCGCACCGTCACGCTGCCCTTCTCGGTGCCCATCATGGGCCGCCGCACCAAGCTGCAGTTCCTCCAGGACGCTGTGCAGAGCCGTGACGACCTGCTCTATCGCGAGATAACGCGCAAGCTGCGGCCGCCGGGCGGGGTCGGGGCCAGGGGCAGCGAGGGCGCGCAGCTCCTGGAGGTGCAGACGCAGGGGTGGGGCGAGCGTGAGCAGAGCCGCATCGACGCCGAGGCGGCGCGTCGCATCCGCGAAGCGCTCTTCTGCCTGCACGACGAGCGCGACTGCCTCTACGAGTACGTGCCCGACAACGTGGTGTCCATGCGGCGCATCGTCAACACCGTGCCCATCACCGTGCGCCTGCTGCAGCAGCAACAGGGGGACTTCGGGGGCCCCTCGCCGCGCCAGGCTGTGGCTTGGGTCGTGCTCGCCAACCAGTGGCCGTGCCGCCTCAGCTGGGCCCTGCAGTGCCTGGAGGACCGGCAGCAGGCCGGGGGCGCGCCCGAGGCCCGCGCGCGCCTCTGGGACGTGTTCAGCGACCACAGCCGTGAGCTGCACACCATGACCAAGCCGCTGCAGAACGTGCTGGACCTGGACGGCGACCCCGAGCTTTTCGAGCGCTTCCTGGGCGCCGACTTCCCTTTCACCGTGGCCGAGGCTCAGAGCCTCCTGCGCTGCACCGTCAACCTGGACCACTCCATCCGACGCCGCATGGGCCTCATCCGGGCTGTCAGCGCGCTCAAGCCGCCCAGCCCGCCCAAGTCCCCTGCCCGCGACACCCCCCACGCCGTCAACGGAGCCAACCACGCCCCTAGGGCGGCCCAAGCAGGCCACCCTGCAGGGCACGCCCCTGTGCATGCCAGCGAAGCCCACCAACCCCGGGACTGGGCTCAGGGGGGCAAGCCCAGACTCATGGCTTGA